GAAAAGACaaatgggagtgggggtggggctggggagaaggtagcgaagagtgcaataggtggatggaggtggggatgaaggtgataggtcagcgaggagggtggagtggataggtgggaagattggaaggtcggacaggtcatgaggacggtactgagctggaaggttggaactgggataaggtggggggaaggggaaatgaggaaactagtgaagtccacattgatgccctggggttgaagtgttctgaggcggaagatgaggcgttcttccttcagaatGCACTTGTCTCAGGAGGTTATCCAAAGCAACTGTCTTAATTTCAATTTCTCAAGAAAAaccctcatctctcctgcccttctAAACTACTGCCTCACTTTTCCCTTCTATTTCCTGTGAATCAGTTTATCACCTTCCGAGTCTGGGTTGTCTCTCCAGAAGTTGAGTTTTTAAGATTTTGGAAGAAATTGACAGGGCAGATAGAAAGCTTTTCTGCTGGAGCAGAGAGTCTGAAGATAAGGGGACAGAAAAATCAGAACCACGTTAATTAGGAGAGAATTTAGGAAACAGTTCATAAAAAGTATTGGTAAGACTGTTGCTCATGTAAAACAGTGGATTGAGCTCAGTTAATGATTTAAATCTAAGGTTGGAAAATTTTTGTTAGTTGGTTGTATTACAAATAATTGAACCAGTGTCCTATTTAGTCATAACATCTTTGAATAATCATCTTCCTTAAAACCCTGTGGGCATACCTATACTAtaaggattgcagtggttcacaaaggcagatcaccaccaacttctccaggGCAAGCAGAGATGAGCATTTAGTAATAGCCTGGTTatgatggccacatcccatgaatgaataatttttaaaaatggtggaaCAAGTTTGAAATATTAAATGGCTTGGAACATAGGACTCTATGAAGATTGTCTGGGACCATTAACACAATTGAGTATCCTTGTCAAatcttttctattttaaatttcaGGTAGATTGCTTTGCTTGGCTCGATCTTATTTATCCAATCATGTTGAGAGGCTTCTCATCCATTGCTGTCACCTATTTCTGAAGAATCCATTTGTCCGTTTCCTCTTCCTCATCCTAACAACACCTCTCCCTCATTGCATTCTGCGTTGCCttcactgcagcatttcaagaagtgTCTCAGTGTCACCTGCTGAATGGTAAATTACTGGCCTTGTCTACAATCTCCCCACTCATTGAACAAATTACAAAATTTCAAATGTAGCCCTTGGCAATATCATAGGCAGCATCCACAGTGATGACCACCATGACTCTTTGTGACCCTTCTTGAGCTGTGCTATCTATGCTGTTTATGCATTGCTGGAGTCCTGTTGCAATCCTTGTTTGGATTAACCATCATTTTCTCCAGTTAAACATGGTGTAGGATCCTGCCATAAACTCTGTGTCCTCTTTGCCAGTGACATGCACCCCACCCCCAGTTAAGCACGAGGGGAGGTGGCTGCCTAATGGCgagcctattaatccagagacctaggtaatgtgctggggacccggattcaaatcccaacacagcagatggtagaatttagattcaataaaaatctggagttgatgatcgtgaatccattgtcaattgttaggaaaaacccaactaatgccttttagggaaggaagctgccatcctttcgtggtctgacctacgtgtgactccagacccccagcaatgtggttgattcttagctgcccttcggcaattagggatgggaaataaatgcagtcccagtcagtaatgccctcatcccatgaataaaaaaattgatTGATTTTGTGCACAGTCCAAAGACAATGTTATGTTACATTCTTTGGCCCCTGTCTCAGATCGAGCCAGATTTCTTACAATCTCAGGAATCTGTGCAGGCTACTTAGCCCATGACCCCATGTGTTCTCTAATGAAGAAGCTGTCTGTTTCTACCATTATATCACCAGCTCTTGCCTCCTTTTATCCTGCTTATCTGCTGCTGATTTGTCTCATCCATAATTATGTCCTCTTTGGACTTGATTATCGCAATGGTCTCCTTACAGTCAACCTATTCTCTGGCATTCAGAAAACTCCCGTGATTCCAAAATTCTGTTACCCATTTCCTTCCCAGTGCCAAATCCTGTTCTCCTAACAACTTGTCCTCCCAGACCTAACAATCATTCACCAGTTCCAGAAGTACTGCATTTCTCACTGtcatactttaaaaaaatctggttgcccagttataggatggatattattaagctggagagagttcagaagagatttgcctgGTTGTTGCtgaatatggaaggtttgagttatgaagataGGATGGACAAGCTGGGACCTTTTtacactggaatgtaggaggttgggggtgaccttctagaagtttataaaataatgatgagTGTAGATAGTTAATGGTAATTGCTTTCTTCTCTACGATGGGGaaattcaagactgggggcacatttttaaggtgagaggagagagatttaaaaaagacatgggggcaatatTTTTTTACAgcggcttgtgtgtggaatgaacttcctgaggaagtggtggatgcaggtacaattacaatgtttaaaagacatttggataaatacgtgaataggaaaggtttggagggatatgggccaggagcaggcaggtgggactaatttagtttgggattatgttcagcatggactggttggactgaaaggtctgtttctgtgctgtatgaatctatgactgtcAGTCGTGGCTCAGTTGGTAACATTCTCACCAGTTCTGTCATGAGGTTTTGGGTTCAAGTCTTGCCCCAGGGCTTGAAATgttagtgcagtactgaaggagtgcgcGCTGTTGGAGGTACCCTGAAGAAACATTAAACTGAGACCTTAtctgtcatttggcccattgaatccacaccaatcctcagaagagcatcccacctagaccccactccatcccaccccatccccgtaaccctgtatttccccatggctaatccatctagcctgcgcatctctggatactatgggcaatttagattaggttacttttagattagattacttacagtgtggaaacaggcccttcggcccaacaagtccacactgacccgccgaagtgcacccacccagacccattcctctgtaCTAcggacaatctagcatggccaattcacctaacctgcacatttttggactgtgggaggaaaccggagcacccggaggaaacccacacagacacagggagaatgtgcaaactccacacagtcagtcgcctgagacgggaagtgaacctgggtctctggtgctgtgaggcagcagtgctaaccactgtgccaccgtgccgcccatttagcatggccaatccacctaaattgcatatctttagactgtgggaggaaaccggagcactcggaggaaacccatgcagacatagggagtgTATATAAActccacccaagggtggaatcaagcccTGGTACTGTGacgtggcagtgctaaccactgagtcacccatATTAATTGCGCCCCATATAATACTGAAAGATATTCCCTCGTTGAGCTCCTGAGTGTCTCCATTGCTATAGTTTCATCCTTTTGTGCATTTTCTCTTTGCCCAATCAGTGTGGTCATGCCATTAATCCCTTGCATCCTATGCTTTGGAATCCCTTCTTGATCTCCACATTCCCCTCTATTAGAGCATACAAGCTTTCGGTCAGCCTCCTTTCAGTGACTGTCTCTGCTGTGAAGTGTATTTTTAACTATTTATTAATTAGTCAATGAATGAGCTATTTCAAAGGTAAATTATAGGCATGCCTTGCTCTCTGTTTCCATCCCTGTGTGTATAGTTTTGTCCCATTGCAGTGTTATGGCTCctaaagaagggcctgtgcccgaaacgtcgaatctcctgttccctggatgctgcctgacctgctgtgctgttccagcaataaagtttcaacagtgtTATGGCTCCACCTTATGAAGAGCCCAGATATTACAAGAAGAGTAGTTTCCATTTCAAATTCCCCGTGTCCCAGAACAGTGTGAGTTGCAAACGACCACTGATTTGGAACTGTATCTTGTGGGGCCCTGATCCCTACATTTTAATTTGGGGATATAAAAGGCTTTGAATTATCAACAGAAGACTGCAGTCTTTTTCAGATACTAAGGACTTTCCAGAATGTTTCACACCTGAAGAGTTATTGTTTTTGGAGCAATCAATTTGTATGCATTACTGTCCCACAGAAACAGCAAATGAGATAATTGAACAGGTAAATCTGTTGAGTTTTGACCAGGACAGCAGTATAATCCCCTGCCTGTCAAATGGAACCAGGGCTCCTTTGCATTCTGCTGAGAGAAACTCCCAGGTGGCAGTTCTGATATtggagcactccctcagtactgtgtttATTTACTGCTCTGAAGTCCTAAAGCAGTCCTTTAGTCCATAATCTGATTCGTAATTATCACTGAACGAAATGACAATCGATTGTCTTAGTTTTTGAGGACAATTTTTGTTCCCCTATATTTCCTTTCCTCCTGTTTTCTGACTTCTGCTTTCTTGGATACATTGTCTCTTGTTCTAATAGCAATCCCTAACAGAGAGAATAAGAGAATAATAAGAGAGAGGGTAAGGCCGATCAGgaatagtggagagaacttgtgcctggagtctgaagaggtaggggtgGCCTTAAATGAGATTTTTACTTCAGCATTCCTTTgcgagagggaccttgttgatagtgagaacactgtggaccaggttaataggcttgaacagattgatatgaagaaagtggatgtgctggaaattctgggaagcatcaatatagataagtccccagggccggaccagatatatccaaggttactattgCAAGTGAGGACTGAGATTACTgtgcctctggcgatgatctttgcattctcaccCTCAACGggaatagtaccagatgattggagggaggcgaatgttgttcctctgttcaagaaagggaatacggaaatccctgggaattacagaccagtcagtctgtggtaagcaaggtactggaaaggattctgagagataggatgtatgactatttggaaaaagcatagtttgattaaagatagtcagcatcaCTTTATGAGGGACATGTCATGCCTCATAAGccttattgagttgtttgaggatgtgacgagacacgttcacaaaggtcgagcagtggatatggtgtatatggatttcagtaaggcatttgataaggttccccatagtaggctcatccAGAACATTAAGAggtaagggatacagggaaacgTGGCTGGCTggaaacagaattggctggccgaaagaagacagcgagtggtagtgaatggaaagtattccacctggagtcggtgaccagtggtgtcgcGCGGGGATCTGTTCATGGGCCtcagctctttgtagtttttataaatgacttggatgaagaaatggaagggtggcttagtaagtttgccgatgacacaaaggtcactGGTGTTGTAAATAATGTTGAGGCCTCTTGTACGCTACAACAaaacattaacaggatgcagtgctgggctgagaaatggccgatagagttcaacctggataaatgtgaagtgattcattttggaaggtcgagtttgaatgctgaatacagggttagagacaggattcttggaagtgtggaggaacagcagggtcttggagtccatatacatagatccatgtacaaagttgccacccacattGATCGGATTGTTAAGAAGACGTGTGCTGTCTTGGCTTTCgttaacaggggaattgaggtTAAGCGTCGCAAGATTTTGCtgtagctctataaaaccctggttagaccacacttagaatatttgGTCCAAGTCTGTTTGCCTCATTATAGCAAGGATGTCGaggctttagagaaggtgcagaggagatttaccaggatgctgcctggattggagggaatgtcttatgaagagaggttgatgagcttgggcttttcacagtggagagaagaaagagaggtgacttgatggagatgtacaaggtaatgagaggcacagatagagtagagagccagagacttttccccagggcaaaaATGGCTGTCACAGAGGGGTCatgattttaaagtgattggaggaaggtatagtggagatggcagaggtaggttctttatgtagAGAGTGCTTGGAATGCATTACTAGCgctggtagtagagtcagatacatcaagggacatttaagtgactgctggagaagcacatggactgcagtaaattgaggggtgtgtatgtTAGGTTCATTTTAGATTAAGATAAGTACTTGGCACAacatgggcagaagggcctgtgctgttctatgttcaatgtatgAAATAGAATCCCACTGAAGTATCAGCAACAGTTCAGCTTTACTGTTACGTCTTTCTTCaacaacttgttttttttctctgataaATTATCTCGCTGTAACCTTTTGCACTCACTCTCGCATTCTCTCTTTCTTATACTCTTGGATTCTTTGCCTGTCATAGTCCCTCTCTTGTTCCACCtcaaacatttttctttctctgtacCCTTTCTATTTCATTCACTTCATCAGAAGTGCCTTACCAAACGTGACCCGCTTTCATTTTCAGGTGTTTGCTTTACATTTCAGAGACAATTTAAAATTTCCGTCAGTTTTGCCATCTACTTGTAGTTGCTTGATCGGAACCCCCATCTGCTGGAttaaacattcaatcccttctTTGCCAAAGCACAGTGGCAGCATCGTCCCATTTGCCCCccttcagtcgaagcaaaacgctcagagacacagtatagttttacctccttcatttttattcctggtcctggagggagagagaatgaccacccatgtgcacagagacatgaattcacggtcttctctggaatagcagtttcttcatgaattatatagtcattttatagggaggagcatccaggtaaggcaacatacatattgattgggtgaccgttacaatcagcgagtgtcaatagtaaagattaaaccATCTGCTGTCACGCAATGAATGTtgttaaccttaactggcttcgcataatgaatacttttcaccttgttaactgaccttacatactgattgcttcaaatattgttaaatggtttaacataatgactgcttttccaccttattaacccattacccttgcctccagcacctcattgttaacTCAAGtttttatctgatctgagtcatgctcagctgaacctcttgtttcacaaaacccaAAACTTAACCCTTTCTCTGCTTGCTCATGCCTGATACATATTCTCAGCAGCAGTCTACAAAATGTTCTtcataaattcaccaaagctcctcaacTTGCAAACCTTCCAAAGTGGGACCTCCACCACTTAGAACAGAACTTCCCAAAGTTAGGGTTGTGTGTTGAACGTTGGGGTCATAAGCTTTGAGACAACATTGTGTGTTGTGGTGCCATGGTTGAGTTATAATAGCTGTGTCCACACCAACAGTGAGTCTTACGCAGGACCGTTTATGCTCGCAGATCTTCCTGTATCACTTCCACCTCTCATTTGAGGTTTCGTGACAATTTCCAAGCCTCAAAATGAGGCTGAGGTGGGAAAGAGTTGGTCAAAGCCCTGACCTTGAAAGGATAAGGGCAGTGTATAAATGGGAATTCCTTTGCAAGGCACACTCcgttctgatttggaaatatcttgctattccttcactgttgctgggtcaaaatactggactCCCCCTGCCAATGGGCACCTACCTACACCACAtgcttcaagaagacagctcaccactgcctgttCCATATGCGTGGATGTTAATCGCTGGTCCAACCAGCGATGCTCATACCCAGTGAACatcttaataaaaacaaaaacattttacagGTCCTTCAAATTACATTGTTGATTTTATAACATTGTTTAATGAAAAGTTAATTTAGTATTATCTTGAAACTTGTTCAGACAAATGCTTTATTCTGTGATTTAATAAAAATTGTTTACTATGTTGCAGGAGCTGATTGGGAATCTGATTGAATAACATGAGCTGGAGTTTTCTGACACGCCTTCTCGAGGAAATCCATAACCATTCCACATTTGTTGGCAAATTGTGGCTGACTTGCCTTGTTATATTCCGCATTGTGCTGACAGTGGTCGGAGGAGAATCTATTTACTATGACGAACAGACCAAGTTCGTTTGCAATACCCAGCAGCCAGGTTGTGAGAATGTCTGCTACGATTCCTTTGCTCCATTATCCCACGTAAGATTCTGGGTTTTCCAGATAATCCTGATTGCAACTCCGTCTGTTATATATCTGGGTTATGCTGTCCACAAAATTGCTGCAGCAGAAGATCATGAATATGGACAGCGTAAGCCAAAGAAACACCAGTACGCAGTGCAGTGGAGACAGCACCGTGCCTTGGAGGAAGCTGAAGATGACAACATTGAGGATCCCATTCTATATCCAGAGATAGAACTGCACAGTGATAAAGAGAACCAAGACCACAAACACCCGACCAAGCATGATGGGAGGCGTCTCATAATAAGGGATGGTTTAATGAAAATTTATGTGATGCAGTTGCTCGCCAGGACTGCCTTTGAGTTGAGTTTTCTTGTGGGTCAGTATATTTTATATGGCTTTAAGGTGGCAGCGAAATATCAATGTGAAACCTCTCCATGCCCTCATAAAGTAGACTGCTTCGTATCTAGGCCAACAGAAAAGACCATTTTTCTGTTAATAATGTATGCAGTAAGCTGTCTTTGTTTAATAATAGACATATGGGAGTTGATTCATTTGGGATTTGGCATGATCAGGGATATACTGCGAAGCAAGCAAAACTCAATGACGGAGGCAAGTTACAGTTACCCATACACGTGGAATACCCCTTCAGCTCCCCCAGGTTACAACATTGCAGTCAAACCAGATCAGATTCCATACACCGAATTGTCAAATGCTAAAATGGCTTGCAAACAAAATAAGGCAAATATTGCTCAAGAGCAGCAATATGGTAGTAATGATGAGAACATCCCATTCAACTTGGAAAGTGTGCAGCAACAGCTGAAAATGGCTCAGGAGCAACTGGACCTGGCTTTCAAGGCTTATAATGAGCACAATAACCCCTCGAACCATCCCAGCGACAAGAAAAAGTCTGGATCAAATAAGAGCAGCATAAGCAACAAATCTGGAGACGGGAAAACTTCCGTGTGGATTTGATAATTTTTTGTTGCTCAATTAGTTCAGTTACTTGTGGACTTGAAGCTAACTTATTATCAATGAATAGTTCATACATTTCTGTCAGTTAAGGTAAATAAGCATCTGAGATCCAGCTCATGAAAAACAAAGTGTTACCTACTACAGGTTTAGTTTATTTTGACTCCATCTATGGAGGTCTACATTGGAACTTGCTACACATTAAGCTTTGTTTTGAAGAACTCTGCTAAATGGGAGGTTGCTTCTGTTCGGTAGACTTTAGTAAATTAATTGCAATTCTTGGATTTGATGTACCTATTGTTTCCAGTTACTGTATTTTTGAGTTGGGCATAAGTATTTTGAAAACTGAATACAGCTCTAACTATTCAGCAATATATAAGTGCCTTGGCGAAAGGGCAGGAACAAACATAAGATACAGGCCAGTTGTAGTTACAGCCTGTGTTGCATAGTTAGTGAAAGGTTATTTGAAGAATTTTGTGTAAAAAGGTGTTCTTTAGATATTCAGGTCAATAgtacttcttttttttttatatattgatACTTGCACACAACATTTAAGGATAATGATTTACCAAGACCAGATACTGACTTCAAATAAGACACATTATACAACACTTTGAGAATAATGGCTGTCTCTTTGGATAATTCCCACTTTGTCAAAATTATGTCTGATTACAATAGGTTTTCCTTGATGTAATGTAGATTGTTATAGTTGCAGAATCTCTTTTGAGTCTAGTGTTTTGGCTTGTGTTACTGTAAAATAACGGTAGGAATGTTTAATTTGAGGTGTCATTGATACATTCAAGGAATCGCACTGTCCAAAACTTGATTTGTAATCATGATCGTATTGCCAAATCAGTTATGGAGTACTCTACATAATGAGAAGGAAGACAAGCAAGTAGCACAAAAATATGTTGAAATCAAATGGGATAAGGTTTGAAATTGATACTTAATAGAGGCACTTCATAAATCAAAAGTTCTCTATTTAAGAGACTGATGATGCTAAATTATCCTTATTGTTTGAAATGCAGctttttatttttcatcttcagtcagaagatGTTCGGTTTTAATTTTGAATTGTATGCATTTTGAGTAAAAGAGCATGTTTCTGGAATATATTGTTGGTACCACAGTATCTTAGAACTTAGGAACTACAATATTTTGATGTGTTCCTGAATAAGATGCTTTTTCTGAAGAATGATGAGGGTGCAAAGAGCAGGCAATTACCATAGCATGTTAGGCAGTAAGGTTTCTTGAGAGAAGACTTCCAAATATCGCTTGTTTCTTATTTTCACAGTTGGTTAACCAAAGTGAACATTATATGATCAGTTGTTGAGCTTCATCAATATTTGCTAAAGTTGTCAATCCGTTCCAAAAAGAAGCCATCACATTTACTTTGATGACTCAGCATTTTTAAGTTAGTGTTCCAAAGCTTATAAAATGGTTCGATCATCTTAATTATGACCCTCATTTTCTAAATGGCAGTGTCCTGAATGCCAATATTGATTGCTTTATTGTTTAAAAGCAGATGTTTACAATTTGTGTAGAATATATATATCATCTAGGGCAAATTTGGAATACAAGTTATCCTAGTATATGCTTAATGACACACATTTAGGAGAAATATCCTTTGCTTATTTTGTATTTTACATTTCTTGTAAGGAATTTTTGATGTTCCCCTTTGGTACTTTTAAGAATGGAATTGCCAAATTAAAATCCACTGTCTTCAAATAGTATTTCGAAAAACAGTCAACTCTGACTTCCAAGGAACCAAATGTACCTTTTTATATACTAGAACAAATTGTAACATTTGAAGAATGCCTTTGGTTGGTTTCAGTCTATTGCATATGACCTTGTACTTggttaagtgtttt
This genomic window from Chiloscyllium plagiosum isolate BGI_BamShark_2017 chromosome 33, ASM401019v2, whole genome shotgun sequence contains:
- the LOC122539970 gene encoding gap junction gamma-1 protein-like, with the protein product MSWSFLTRLLEEIHNHSTFVGKLWLTCLVIFRIVLTVVGGESIYYDEQTKFVCNTQQPGCENVCYDSFAPLSHVRFWVFQIILIATPSVIYLGYAVHKIAAAEDHEYGQRKPKKHQYAVQWRQHRALEEAEDDNIEDPILYPEIELHSDKENQDHKHPTKHDGRRLIIRDGLMKIYVMQLLARTAFELSFLVGQYILYGFKVAAKYQCETSPCPHKVDCFVSRPTEKTIFLLIMYAVSCLCLIIDIWELIHLGFGMIRDILRSKQNSMTEASYSYPYTWNTPSAPPGYNIAVKPDQIPYTELSNAKMACKQNKANIAQEQQYGSNDENIPFNLESVQQQLKMAQEQLDLAFKAYNEHNNPSNHPSDKKKSGSNKSSISNKSGDGKTSVWI